One genomic region from Pseudorca crassidens isolate mPseCra1 chromosome 11, mPseCra1.hap1, whole genome shotgun sequence encodes:
- the CSAD gene encoding cysteine sulfinic acid decarboxylase — MADSQPLLSLDGDAVAAEALLRDVFGIVVDEVIRKGTSASEKVCEWREPEELKQLLDLELRNEGESQEQILERCRAVIRYSVKTCHPRFFNQLFSGLDPHALAGRIVTESLNTSQYTYEIAPVFVLMEEEVLKKLRALVGWSSGDGVFCPGGSISNMYAVNLARYQRYPDCKQRGLWALPPLALFTSEECHYSVKKGAAFLGLGTDSVRMVKADERGKMIPEDLERQIGLAEAEGAVPFLVSVTSGTTVLGAFDPLEAVADVCQRHGLWLHVDAAWGGSVLLSQTHRHLLNGIQRADSVAWNPHKLLSAGLQCSALLLRDTSNLLKRCHGSQASYLFQQDKFYDVALDTGDKVVQCGRRVDCLKLWLMWKAQGGQGLERRVDQAFALARYLVEELKKRETFELVMEPEFVNVCFWFVPPSLREKKGSPDYGERLATVAPILKERMVRKGSMMIGYQPHGTRGNFFRMVVANPALTRADMDFLLNELERLGQDL, encoded by the exons atggctgactctcaaccactcctcTCCCTTGATGGGGACGCCGTGGCTGCAGAAGCCTTGCTCCGGGACGTGTTTGGGATTGTGGTGGATGAGGTCATTCGGAAAGGGACCAGTGCCTCCGAGAAG GTCTGCGAGTGGAGGGAGCCAGAGGAGCTGAAGCAGCTTCTGGATCTGGAGCTGCGGAATGAGGGGGAGTCACAGGAGCAGATCCTGGAGCGCTGCCGGGCTGTGATCCGCTACAGTGTGAAGACCT GTCACCCTCGTTTCTTCAACCAGCTCTTCTCAGGGTTGGACCCTCATGCCCTGGCTGGACGCATTGTCACTGAGAGCCTCAACACCAGCCA GTACACATATGAGATCGCCCCCGTGTTTGTCCTCATGGAAGAAGAGGTGTTGAAGAAACTCCGGGCCCTGGTGGGCTGGAGCTCTGGGGACGGCGTCTTCTGCCCTG GTGGCTCCATCTCCAACATGTATGCTGTGAACCTGGCCCGCTATCAGCGCTACCCGGATTGCAAACAGAGGGGCCTCTGGGCACTGCCGCCCCTGGCCCTTTTCACATCAGAGGAG TGTCATTACTCTGTCAAGAAAGGAGCTGCTTTTCTGGGACTTGGCACTGACAGCGTCCGAATGGTCAAGGCAGATGAGAG AGGGAAAATGATCCCTGAGGATCTGGAGAGGCAGATCGGTCTGGCTGAGGCCGAG GGTGCTGTGCCATTCCTGGTCAGTGTCACCTCTGGCACTACCGTGCTGGGGGCCTTTGACCCTCTGGAGGCAGTTGCAGACGTGTGCCAGCGTCATGGACTGTGGCTGCACGTGGAT GCCGCCTGGGGAGGGAGTGTCCTGCTGTCACAGACACATAGACATCTCCTGAATGGGATCCAGAG GGCTGACTCCGTGGCCTGGAATCCCCACAAGCTCCTCTCCGCAGGCCTGCAGTGCTCAGCTCTTCTTCTCCGGGACACCTCG aACCTGCTCAAGCGCTGCCACGGGTCCCAGGCCAGCTACCTGTTCCAGCAGGACAAGTTCTACGATGTGGCTCTGGACACTGGAGACAAGGTGGTGCAGTGTGGCCGCCGCGTGGACTGTCTGAAGCTGTGGCTCATGTGGAAGGCacagggcgggcaggggctggagcGGCGTGTGGATCAGGCCTTTGCCCTTGCCCG GTACCTGGTGGAGGAATTGAAGAAGCGGGAAACTTTTGAGTTGGTCATGGAG CCTGAATTTGTCAACGTGTGTTTCTGGTTCGTGCCCCCCAGTCTGCGGGAGAAGAAGGGGAGTCCGGATTACGGTGAAAGGCTGGCTACG GTGGCCCCAATCCTCAAGGAGCGCATGGTGAGGAAGGGCTCCATGATGATTGGCTACCAGCCCCATGGTACCCGGGGCAACTTCTTCCGCATGGTCGTGGCCAACCCTGCGCTGACGCGGGCGGATATGGACTTCCTGCTGAATGAACTGGAACGGCTGGGCCAGGACCTCTGA
- the ZNF740 gene encoding zinc finger protein 740 isoform X4, giving the protein MAQASLLACEGLAGVSLVPTAASKKMMLSQIASKQAENGERAGSPDMLRCSSQSHRKDSDKSRSRKDDDSLAEASHSKKTVKKVVVVEQNGSFQVKIPKNFVCEHCFGAFRSSYHLKRHILIHTGEKPFECDICDMRFIQKYHLERHKRVHSGEKPYQCERCHQGQKEEQ; this is encoded by the exons ATGGCTCAG GCAAGTCTCCTGGCTTGTGAAGGCCTAGCAGGTGTGAGTTTGGTTCCCACTGCAGCCAGCAAGAAGATGATGCTGAGCCAGATTGCCAGCAAGCAGGCCGAGAATGGAGAGCGGGCAGGTAGCCCTGATATGCTGAGGTGCTCGAGTCAG AGCCACCGAAAAGACAGCGATAAGTCCCGGAGCCGCAAAGACGATGACAGCTTGGCTGAGGCCTCCCATTCAAAAAAGACTGTTAAAAAG GTGgtggtagtggaacaaaatggttcTTTTCAAGTAAAGATTCCCAAAAATTTTGTTTGTGAACACTGCTTTGGAGCCTTTAGGAGCAGTTACCACCTCAAGAGGCACATCCTTATTCATACTG GTGAGAAGCCATTTGAGTGTGACATATGTGATATGCGCTTCATCCAGAAGTACCACCTGGAGCGTCACAAGCGTGTACACAGTGGGGAAAAGCCTTACCAGTGTGAACGGTGTCATCAG
- the ZNF740 gene encoding zinc finger protein 740 isoform X3: MAQASLLACEGLAGVSLVPTAASKKMMLSQIASKQAENGERAGSPDMLRCSSQSHRKDSDKSRSRKDDDSLAEASHSKKTVKKVVVVEQNGSFQVKIPKNFVCEHCFGAFRSSYHLKRHILIHTGEKPFECDICDMRFIQKYHLERHKRVHSGEKPYQCERCHQETSSSGKREGRLAPD; the protein is encoded by the exons ATGGCTCAG GCAAGTCTCCTGGCTTGTGAAGGCCTAGCAGGTGTGAGTTTGGTTCCCACTGCAGCCAGCAAGAAGATGATGCTGAGCCAGATTGCCAGCAAGCAGGCCGAGAATGGAGAGCGGGCAGGTAGCCCTGATATGCTGAGGTGCTCGAGTCAG AGCCACCGAAAAGACAGCGATAAGTCCCGGAGCCGCAAAGACGATGACAGCTTGGCTGAGGCCTCCCATTCAAAAAAGACTGTTAAAAAG GTGgtggtagtggaacaaaatggttcTTTTCAAGTAAAGATTCCCAAAAATTTTGTTTGTGAACACTGCTTTGGAGCCTTTAGGAGCAGTTACCACCTCAAGAGGCACATCCTTATTCATACTG GTGAGAAGCCATTTGAGTGTGACATATGTGATATGCGCTTCATCCAGAAGTACCACCTGGAGCGTCACAAGCGTGTACACAGTGGGGAAAAGCCTTACCAGTGTGAACGGTGTCATCAG
- the ZNF740 gene encoding zinc finger protein 740 isoform X5 encodes MAQASLLACEGLAGVSLVPTAASKKMMLSQIASKQAENGERAGSPDMLRCSSQSHRKDSDKSRSRKDDDSLAEASHSKKTVKKVVVVEQNGSFQVKIPKNFVCEHCFGAFRSSYHLKRHILIHTGEKPFECDICDMRFIQKYHLERHKRVHSGEKPYQCERCHQNLPSKN; translated from the exons ATGGCTCAG GCAAGTCTCCTGGCTTGTGAAGGCCTAGCAGGTGTGAGTTTGGTTCCCACTGCAGCCAGCAAGAAGATGATGCTGAGCCAGATTGCCAGCAAGCAGGCCGAGAATGGAGAGCGGGCAGGTAGCCCTGATATGCTGAGGTGCTCGAGTCAG AGCCACCGAAAAGACAGCGATAAGTCCCGGAGCCGCAAAGACGATGACAGCTTGGCTGAGGCCTCCCATTCAAAAAAGACTGTTAAAAAG GTGgtggtagtggaacaaaatggttcTTTTCAAGTAAAGATTCCCAAAAATTTTGTTTGTGAACACTGCTTTGGAGCCTTTAGGAGCAGTTACCACCTCAAGAGGCACATCCTTATTCATACTG GTGAGAAGCCATTTGAGTGTGACATATGTGATATGCGCTTCATCCAGAAGTACCACCTGGAGCGTCACAAGCGTGTACACAGTGGGGAAAAGCCTTACCAGTGTGAACGGTGTCATCAG
- the ZNF740 gene encoding zinc finger protein 740 isoform X6, giving the protein MAQASLLACEGLAGVSLVPTAASKKMMLSQIASKQAENGERAGSPDMLRCSSQSHRKDSDKSRSRKDDDSLAEASHSKKTVKKVVVVEQNGSFQVKIPKNFVCEHCFGAFRSSYHLKRHILIHTGEKPFECDICDMRFIQKYHLERHKRVHSGEKPYQCERCHQVESAEH; this is encoded by the exons ATGGCTCAG GCAAGTCTCCTGGCTTGTGAAGGCCTAGCAGGTGTGAGTTTGGTTCCCACTGCAGCCAGCAAGAAGATGATGCTGAGCCAGATTGCCAGCAAGCAGGCCGAGAATGGAGAGCGGGCAGGTAGCCCTGATATGCTGAGGTGCTCGAGTCAG AGCCACCGAAAAGACAGCGATAAGTCCCGGAGCCGCAAAGACGATGACAGCTTGGCTGAGGCCTCCCATTCAAAAAAGACTGTTAAAAAG GTGgtggtagtggaacaaaatggttcTTTTCAAGTAAAGATTCCCAAAAATTTTGTTTGTGAACACTGCTTTGGAGCCTTTAGGAGCAGTTACCACCTCAAGAGGCACATCCTTATTCATACTG GTGAGAAGCCATTTGAGTGTGACATATGTGATATGCGCTTCATCCAGAAGTACCACCTGGAGCGTCACAAGCGTGTACACAGTGGGGAAAAGCCTTACCAGTGTGAACGGTGTCATCAG